From the Streptococcus hyointestinalis genome, the window GTTAGTAAAATCAAGCTTTTCAACGGGAACATTGGCTGCACCCGGTGCTTTCGCAGCGATATTAGCTGCCGCAGTTGTTGTTGCATGCGCTTCAGCACGTTCACGCTCTTGCTCATGAATTTGCGCTTTCATCATGGTACGTGTCACGTCAAACTCGATTGAGCCAATCATGTCTTGGAACATACGGAAACCTTCTGATTGGTACTCGACAATCGGATTATTTTGAGCATAACCACGCAGACCAACAGCATTACGCAATTGATCCAGCGCATCAATGTGCTCTGTCCACTTGTTGTCAACCACCATCAAGATGAGTACTTTTTGGAACTCTAGGATAGCGTCTGGAGTGGAGAGTTTTGAGATTTGTGCATTGTAGACCTTCATCGCACGATTATAAAGGGTCTTTTTAATATCGTCATCTTTGAGATTACGCAGGTCAGAAACAGAAATAGAGGTTTCTGGTACCAAGGCAGAGCGGGCAAAGTTGACAATCGCTTCAAGCGCTTCGTTGCGGCTATTACTTGCTCGGCTGTGACTATCAACAGCACGGTTGATAGTGCGTTGAATCATGGCTTGAATCTCTGGTGTCAGATCATGGTCAGCCACGATGACATTGTAGCGGTCACCGTAGATAATCTCACGCTGCTCACGCATGACATCATCGTACTGGAGGACTTGCTTACGTGTGTCGTAGTTGTTTCCTTCGACACGTTTTTGAGCAGACTCAACCTGACGTGTTAGCATACGAGACTTGATAACCGTATCGTCGTCGTTCATATTCATGCGCTCAAGGACAGCCTTGATACGGTCAGACCCAAAGCGACGCATAAGCTCATCTTCAAGGGAGAGGTAAAATTGAGACTCACCTGGGTCTCCTTGACGCCCAGAACGTCCACGTAACTGGTTGTCAATACGACGGCTCTCGTGGCGCTCTGTTCCGATAACGCAAAGCCCACCGAGCTCACGCACACCTTCACCGAGCTTAATGTCGGTACCACGTCCCGCCATGTTGGTCGCAATGGTCACCGCACCACGTTGCCCAGCATTCATGATAATTTGCGCTTCTTTAAAGTGGTTTTTAGCATTGAGCACTTCGTGTGGAACACCTGCTTGCACCAGCTTTTTAGAAATCAAATCACTGGTTTCAACGGCAACGGTACCAACCAAAACAGGTTGACCTTTTTCGTGACGAGCACGCACATCCTCAACAACGGCATTGAACTTAGCTTGTAAGTTTGGATAGAGAAGGTCTGGATGGTCGATACGAGCTACTGGACGGTTGGTTGGAATGGGAATCACACGCATGTTGTAAATTTCACGGAATTCCTCTTCCTCTGTCTTCCCTGTACCGGTCATCCCAGAGAGCTTACGGTACATGCGGAACATATTTTGGTAAGTGATAGAAGCGCTGGTTTTAGACTCTTCTTGGATAGGCACAGCTTCTTTTGCTTCGATGGCTTGGTGAAGCCCATCAGAGAAGCGACGTCCTTCCATGGTACGCCCTGTAAACTGGTCGACAATCAAAATCTCTTGGTCTTCACTGACAACGTAGTCAATATCCAAAAGCATGATATAGTTTGCACGAAGCGCATTGTCAATATAGTGCGTCAGAGCAACATTGTCAATGTCATAGAGGTTGTTGAGATTAAAGTAAGCTTCTGCCTTGTCAATCCCTGAGTCTGATAGACCAATCGTTTTAGTTGGCACATCAATGATATAGTCGTCTTGATTAAGGGTCTTGACAAACTTGTCTGCTCGAATATAGAGCTGATTAGTCTCAGAGCTGACTGGACCTGAGACGATGAGTGGTGTTCTCGCTTCGTCAATCAAGACAGAGTCCACCTCATCGACAAGAGCGTAGTTGAGCGGACGTTGTACCATATCTTCTTGACGAACCACCATGTTGTCACGAAGATAGTCAAAGCCGATTTCTGAGTTGGTTGAGTAGGTAATGTCACAGTTATAAGCTTCACGCTTTTCAAATGGTGACTTAGCTGCAAGGTTAATCCCTACAGATAGACCAAGCCAACTGTAAACCTCACCCATCTCTGTCGCATCACGCTCTGACAGATATTCATTGACCGTGATAACGTGAACACCCTCACCTGATAGGGCGTTGAGATAAACGGGCATAGTCGCTGTCAGTGTTTTTCCTTCTCCTGTACGCATCTCTGGAATGTCTCCGTGGTGAAGAACGATCCCTCCCATAATCTGTACACGATAAGGAAAAAGCCCTAAAACACGCTTAGCTGCCTCACGCACCACCGCAAAAGCTTCTGGCAAGAGGGCATCTAAACTTTCTCCATTTTGGTAACGTTCCTTAAATTCTGGCGTTTTTGCTTGTAATTTTTCGTCTGAGAGGGCGCTCATTGCATCCGCATAAGATTCTACTTTCTTAGCTGTTTTTTCGAGCTTACGCAATTCACCCTTGTCATTTTCGACGATACTTCGTAGAAGATTTGCCATTCCTTTTCCTTTCGATAACTATACTTAATCACTCAATTTTATCACAATTTATAAGGCTTTTCAAGAAAGCAATAGGGTTCTTTAGAAAAGAAGGCTAGAGCTTACTCTAACCTTCTCTTCTATTAACGCTTGTATTGTTGTAAAAAGCGTGTGAGTTTTTCCTGCAAGACACTGAGCTCATCCACTCGTGGTAGATAAACGATTCTAAAGTGGTCTGGTGTTGCCATATTAAAGCCTCGACCATGTGTCAAAAGCACTTTTTCTTGCTTCAAGAAATTAAGCACAAAATCCTCGTCATCCTCGACACTGTACATATTAGTGTCAATCTTAGGGAAGATATAAAGCCCTGCATTTGGCTTGACAGCAGACAAACCTGGAATATCCTTAATCGCATCGTAGATAAAGTTACGTTGTTCATAGAGACGCCCACCTGGCAGCAACAGCTCATCAGAGGACTGATAACCACCAAGAGAGGTTTGGATAACCTGCTGAGCGAGGACGTTTGAGCACAAACGCATGTTTGAGAGCATATTGAGCCCTTCGATATAGCCTTTGACATGGCGCTTAGGACCAGCGAGCACCATCCAGCCGACACGAAAACCACAGATACGGTGTGACTTGGACAAGCCAGACATAGTCACTGTAAAGACATCATCAGCGATAGAGGCAATGGGAATATGCTTCTTGCCATCCATGACCAAACGGTCATAGACCTCGTCTGAAAAGATAATCAAATCATTCTGACGAGCAATATCCACAATCTCCTCTAGGAGTTCACGAGGATAGACCGCTCCTGTTGGGTTATTAGGATTGATGAGGACGATAGCTTTTGTGTTGGACGTGATTTTAGACTTGATGTCCTGAATATCAGGGAACCAGCCTGCCTGCTCGTCACAGATATAGTGCACAGCATTGCCACCTGCTAGACTGATACAAGCTGTCCACAAAGGATAGTCAGGCATAGGCACTAAGACCTCATCACCATTGTCAAGAAGAGCCTGCATGGACATGGAAATTCCTTCACTAACCCCATTGACAACATAAATATCATCAATGTCCACATGAACACCCTGCAGCTGATAGTACTGCATAATCGCCTTACGGGCTGAAAAAATCCCTTTAGAGTCCGAATACCCTTCAGAGTCTCTCGCATTGCGAATCAAATCACGAATGACCTCATCTGGCGCTTCTAAGCCAAATTCGGCAGGATTTCCTGTGTTTAGTCGGAGAATCTTCTCCCCGTTTGCTCGCATGCGGTTGGCTTCTTCAAGCACGGGACCACGGATGTCATAGGCAACATGTTCTAATTTAGATGATTTATCAAATTGTTTCATACCTTTACCTCATTTCCCCTATTATAACCTAAATCCTCCAAAAAGAGAATTATTTTTAATAAACTGTCCAGCCGAGTGTTTTGTCAGACCTTTTAAAAATTTCAGAAATATTGCATAAATCGCTTTCAAGTTTTTCCAAAAAGGAGTATAATAAACATACAAAGTAAAGTTAAGGAGAAAAGATTATGTCTCATCATTATCAACATATCATGGTTGCCATTGACGGTTCTTATGAGTCTGAATTGGCATTTGAAAAAGGGGTTAACGTTGCTCTTAGAAACGGCGCCGAGCTGATTTTGACACACGTCGTGGACACACGTGCTCTTCAAAGCGTGGCAACTTTTGACACCTACATTTATGAAAAATTAGAGCAGGAAGCTAAAGACGTCCTAGCGGATTATGAAAAACAAGCACGTGAGAGAGGGCTTGACAACATCAAGCAAGTCATCGAGTTTGGCAATCCAAAAACTCTTCTTGCTCGTGACATTCCTGACAAGGAAAATGTCGACCTTATCATGGTCGGAGCAACAGGGCTCAACACCTTTGAACGCTTGCTTATCGGCTCATCATCTGAGTACATCCTAAGACACGCTAAGGTGGATTTACTCATCGTACGTGATAGCGAAAAGACATTCTAATCTATTGTGTTCCCACTTTAAAACCAGCTGCTTGTGAGCAGCTGGTTTCTTTTTTAGGATTGTAGCGCTTTTTCTTGTTTTTCTTTTTGCATTTTCTTGGCGGTTGTCATCATCAAGCGAATGCGGTTGAGTTGGTTGACCTCTGATGAGCCCGGGTCGTAGTCCACAGCAGCGATATTAGCTCCGTGGTACTGGCGGCGCAGCTCTTTCATCATGCCTTTTCCGACGATATGGTTTGGCAGGCAACCAAACGGTTGCAGACAGACGATATTTTTGACATCATTATTGAGCAGCTCAATCATCTCACCCGTCAAGAACCAGCCCTCACCTGTGTGGTTTCCGATAGAGAGAATTTTTGAGGCACCCTCTGCGATGTCATAGATTGACTCGATTCCCTCAAAGCGCTCAGACTTTTCAAGCGCCTTGTTCATCGGTTTTTCTAGGATATTGATGACATCAATAGCGAGTTTGGCAAAGCGTTTGGACTTTTGACTCATGTTGAGCTCATCGGCTTTCCAAATTTGATTGAACAAGGAGTAGTTCATAAAGCCAATCAAATCTGGCACGACGGCTTCACCGCCTTCTGCTTCGATGATACCGACGATGTCGTTATTAGCTGTTGGAGCGTATTTGACCAAAATCTCACCGACCACACCGACACGTGGCTTACTATCAAAATCAATGGTTTCAAGAGTGTCAAAATCACGGATGATACGCTTCATATTGCGGTTAAACTCAAAGTAAGAACCGTTTTTGACATTGTGTCTTGCTTTTTCCAGCCACTTTTCATAAAGAGCGTTGGCAGAGCCTTCTTCCGCCTCGTAAGGGCGGACACGATAGAGGACACGCTCAAAGAGGTCGCCATAGAGAACACTGATAAAGAGACGTTTGACAAAGCCATAGTTGAGGCTAAAGCCTGGGGTTGACTCTGTTCCTTGATTACCCATAGAAATGGAAACGACAGGAACTTGAGCAAAGCCAGCGTCTTTGAGCGCTTTTCTAAGGAGTGGGATGTAGTTGGTCGCACGACAGCCACCACCAGTCTGTGTCATCATGACGCTGGTATTGTCAAGGTCGTACTCGCCACTCTCAAGCGCCTCAACCAGCTGACCGATAGAGATGATGGCTGGATAGCAGGCGTCATTGTGGACATACTTGAGTCCGACGTCAACAGCGCCCTTGTCCATAGAAGGCAGCACCACCACATTATAGCCACTTTCTTTGAAGGCTTCTTCGATGAGACCGTTTTGGTGAATAGGAGAGAGCACTGGCATGAGAAGGGTGTGCGTTTTTTTCATCTCTTTAGTAAAGACAGGCTCTTGTTTATGGCTCTCAAGGTCTTTCTCGTTATCGTATTGAGGAGCCTGGTTGAAGATATGGTCAAGCTTAGCTTTTTTGAGTTTTTGATCACGCTCTTTGACCGCTGCTTTCAGAGAACGCAGGCGAATGCGAATGGCACCGAGGTTGCTACCTTCATCAATCTTGAGAACGGTGTAGAGTTTATTGTGTCCACGCATGATTTCTTCGACTTGGTCTGTCGTTACGGCGTCAAGCCCACAACCAAAGCTGTTGAGTTGCACCAGCTCGAGGTTTGGATTTTTAGCGACAATCTTCGCTGCAGCATACAAGCGAGAATGGTAAACCCATTGATTGACCACACGTAGACCGCCTACCTCCTCAAGACCAGACACCATGTCCTCTGTCAAGACATGAAACCCTTCTTGCGTGATGATGTTAGCAATGCCGTGATTGATTTCAGGGTCGAGGTGGTAAGGACGCCCAGAGAGGACAATCGCCTTTTCACCATTGATGGAAAGACTGGTCAGAAGCTCATCTGCTCTGTCTTGCAAATCTTTCTTGAAATCAGCAAGCACCTGATAGCCATGCTCAACAGCCTTTGTGATTGCCTCAATCGTCATATCCTCATAGTCAGCAAAGGCTTTAGCTAGAGATTTGACCACACTGTCATGGTCAGCAAGATTGACAAAAGGATGGAAATACTTGACCTCACCATCACGGATAGGATCCATATTCTTTTCAATCACTTCTGGATAGGACTGAACGATAGGACAGTTAAAATGATTAGGCGCTTTGCTATTTTCCACTTGCTCATAGATGACACTTGGGTAAAAGATAGCGTCTACCTTACGGTCAATGAGCGACTGGATGTGTCCGTGCACCATTTTGGCGGGATAGCAGACCGTGTCACTAGGAATGGTCTCAATCCCTTTTTCATAGAGCTTTTTGTCTGATTTTGGGGAAATCTGAACACGAAAACCAAGGTCAGTCAGCACCGTGTGCCAGAGAGGATAGTTTTCGTACATGTTGAGCACACGTGGCAGACCAATGACACCGTGTTTTGCTTCACGTTTTGAGAGGGATTTGAACTTGAAGAGTTTTTTGTATTTGTAGTCGACTAGATTTTCTTTTTTGTCTTTCTTGTCAAACTTCATCTTGGTGACTTTTTCAGCACCACGCTCACAGCGATTGCCTGTGACAAACTTGGAGCCGTCATTGAAAATCGTCACGGTCAGAGCACAGTTGTTTTCACAAAGCCCACAGCGTGTAAATTCTTTCTCAGAGGTGAAAGCGTCAAGCTCATCTAGCGCCATAAGGCTTGACGGTGCTTTCTTTTCCTCGTATTTTTCCTGAGCGATGAGGGCACAACCGTAAGCTCCCATGAGCCCAGCGATACTTGGGCGCACTACCTCACGACCACTAACCAGCTCAAAAGCACGCAGCACGGCTTCGTTGTAGAATGTTCCTCCTTGAACAACGATTTTCTCGCCTAGGTCTTCTGGACGTTTGACCTTGATGACCTTATAGAGGGCATTTTTGATAACAGAGTAAGACAGCCCTGCTGAGATGTCAGCAACCGTTGCGCCTTCTTTTTGCACCTGCTTGACCTTGGAGTTCATAAAAACAGTACATTTTGAACCTAGGTCAACAGGATTTTTAGCGAGAAGTGCGACTTTGGCAAAGTCTTTGACGTCGTATTTCAGAGATTTGGCAAAGGTCTCAATGAAAGAGCCACAACCTGAAGAGCAGGCTTCGTTGAGCTGAATGCTTGATAGCGCACCGTCTTGGATACGCATTGCTTTCATATCCTGACCACCAATATCTAGGATAAAGTCACATCCTGGGTTAAAATAATTGGCAGCCTTGTAGTGAGCAACGGTCTCAACCTCACCATTATCCACATGCAGAGCTGCCTTTATCAAGTGCTCACCGTAGCCTGTGATACAGGAATTAGCAATAAAAGCTTCTTCTGGCAATTGATGATAGACTTCCTTTAGGATGTCGATGACATTTTCCAAAGGTTGTCCTTGGTTATTGCCATAATGCTCAAAGAGAATGTGACCATCTGGGTCGGTTACAATGACCTTAGACGTGGTAGAGCCAGCGTCGATACCCAAGAAAACAGGTCCACGAGCCTCCTTGATGTCCTCATACTCAGCACTAGCTACATTGTGGCGTACTCGCCAAGCTGCTAGCTCGTCCTCGTCATGAAAGAGCACATCTAGGGTATTTTTGGGCACAAGGCTACTTGCGCTATTGTCTTTGAGATTTGTGATAATGCCGCTAAAGGTCAGCTGTGTTTGATTGTCATCAAGAGCAGCTCCCATCGCCACAAAAAGCTGTGGATTTTCTGGGAAAATGACATTTTCTGGCTGAATATCCAAGGTCTCAATAAAACGCTTGCGTAGCTCGCTCATGAAATAGAGCGGACCACCAAGAAAGGCGACATTTCCTGTAATCTTACGCCCTGAAGCTAGTCCTGCAATAGTCTGGTTGACCACCGCTTGAAAGATAGAGGCTGCGATGTCTTCCTTACGTGCCCCTTCATTGATGAGCGGCTGCACATCTGTTTTTGCAAAAACACCGCAACGACTGGCAATGGGATAGATGGTCTCATAGTTTTTAGCCAGCTCATTGACCCCATTGGCGTCGGTCTTTAACAGCTCTGCCATTTGGTCGATAAAGGCACCTGTACCACCTGCACAGGTCCCATTCATCCGCTGCTCAAGCGCCTCGCCAAAGAAAGTCATCTTGGCATCCTCACCACCCAGCTCAATGACAACATCTGTCTGCGGGATAAACTTTTCAACGGTCGTAGTCGCTGCAATCACCTCTTGGACAGAAGGAATATGCGCTACGTCTGACAGCCCCATCCCACCAGAACCTGTGATAGCAATACTCACCTCATGCTCACCAATCTCATCAATCGCCTCTTGCATAACCTTGATGGTTGCTGCTTTGACATCTGAAAAATGACGCTCATAGCGAGCAAACAATAATTGATAATCATCATCAAAGACAACGACCTTAACCGTCGTTGAGCCTACATCAATACCTGCTCTATACATAACTTCTCCTCTTCTAGAAAGCAGCTACTTTCTCTTGTGCCTTAGAAGACTAAGGCTATCCTATTTTTTCATACGAACAACAATCTGTTGCTTATTAAACAACTCGTTTATTATAATAGTATTATAAAATGATTATTTTCAAAATCAACCGTTAATTTTGACAAAAGTGTTTGTTAAGCAACAGTGACCAACAAAGTGTTGCTTATCTTGGAGGCTGTTATGAAAAGGACAGACATTCGCTATCTACGAACTGAAAAAATGATTTTTGATGCACTGACGGATTTATTGAGCGAAAAGCCCTATGACAAAATTACTGTGCAGGACATCGCCGATCGGGCTATGATTAACCGTGCGACTTTTTACGCACATTATGCCGACAAGGACGAGCTCTACCACTTCATCATCACGCACATCCTAGAAGAGCTCTCAGAGATGATTGACAAGGCGCAAGCCACCACACCCAACTCTGTCGAGGTCAAAAAGGCTGAAAAAATGCTCTACAGCTACTACAATAACCTCAAAAAGCACTCCGCCATCGCAAAAATTGTTTCAAAGAGCAGCTCACGTGAGGAGTTGCAGCATAACTTTGCTAGGCTTTTGCATGAAAAGTATGACGATTTGTTTGACAAGGTACAGGTGACAGAGGCTGGAATGCCTGTTCCGACTGACTTTATCGTCGCTTATCTGGCGAGTATCTTTGTTGGGACTCTGCTTTGGTGGATTGAGTCGGACTTTGATATGGACTCTAGAGACTTGGCAAGGCTCGTTATCAAGCTCATCAGTAACGGTCATCTCACTGTCATGGGTATCAATATCAACCGTGATTAAGAGGACAAAAAACGCTTCTGCTACTTGCAGAGGCGTTTTATCATGTTTATTTAGAAGAGCGATTTTGGCTACGGTTGAGTGCTTTTTGCAGCTGACGGTCAAGCTCTCGCTTAATCTTAGGCTCTGGTGCAAAGCGCTCCTCCCAGTCGTCTGGTTTTAGGACTTTATGTGTCACGGGGTCAAAGTGGGCTTTGCCATCAGGGAAGATTTTTCCCATATTTGCCTCATGAACGGTGTCAAAAAAGGGCTTAGGGTCAACACCCATGAGGACAAAAGAGCCATAAGTCAGATAAAGCAAATCCACTAAGGCGTCCACTTCGCCAACCAAGGGCGTCTCTGGGTGCTCTTTGGCTTGGACTTTGCTCGCTGCCTTATCCACAGCTGCATGCAAGTCTAAGACGGATTGGGTAAAGGTCTTTTTGTCACCTTGGCTGGCTGCATAGAGGAACTCTACGATTTCTTCTACCTTGAAATCTGCTCTATGCCCAGCTTCCTTAGAAGCGTAGAGCCTTGGTGTTTCATTGGTTTCACCGTCCATGAGCTCATGGAAATCTTTGACCTTGTTAAAGTTACTATCTCGACTATCAAAGCGGGCTTCATTGTCCAGATGAATGAGTCCGTAGTGTGACAGGGCTTTTGCGATACCGTCGCTGTTGTTGGTCGCTGTCGTGTAATCAGCTGACGCTTTAATCTTGTCATCCGCATTGCCCATAGCAACGCCTAAGCCAACACCAGACAGCATTTCAAGGTCATTTTCAGAGTCGCCAAATGCCATGACCTCAGACAGGTCAAATCCAAAGTAGCTACCAGCTGTCTCAATCCCCTTTATCTTAGACTGACCTTGGCAGATAAGATCAGCCGAGTATGGGCTACTCCTTGTCACTTGAAGGCTTGGAAACTTCACCTTTATCTTTTCCGTGTCCTCCTCTGTCGCCACCATGACAATCTGATAAATGGGTTCTCTCAAGAGTGTAAAGAGAGCCTTGGTGTTTTGTGGCTTCAACCGCCTAATCAAATGCTTAAAACTCCGCCCAACCGTTCCTGTCATCCGACGAGGGACAAGGCTGCTCACCCATTGCCCAAAGCGACTCGTCCCAAGCCCAATAATACCAGATCCGATAAGCCCAGACGCTGTACCTAGCGAAATGTCACGGCGCTTTTCACTGGCGTAGCGAATCACACGGTAAACCAGCGCACGAGGAAGCTGCTCTGTTGCTACGACCTTGTCTCTAGTATAGATATACTGACCGTTGTAGGTGATGGCTATATCAAGCCCTAGATTCTCCAAGTACGGCTGCACAAAGCTAGGTCCTCGCCCTGTCGCAACCCCCACTACAATCCCTTGCTCCTTTAAACTTGTAATAGCTCGCCGTGTGGATTTTTGTACATTTTTACGGTCATTGAGAAGAGTCCCGTCAATATCAAAAAATACTGCTTTAATTGCCAAAATGTTTACGCTCTTTTCTTATTCTTCAATTCAACACATACCATATCTTTATGCTATTATACCCTCTCCTTGAGCTTTTGTCACCTCTACAAACCTAAAAACCTAGGTCAGCTGACCTAGATTTTTGCTAAATGACAAGTTCTTGCTTTTCATCCGGGATATTGCTAATCTTGGTGATAGCATGGTAGAAGAGCGCATAGCCAACAGTCGCCAAAATCGCACTGGAGTTTGGAACGTCCTCAAAAGGAGAATTAAGAACAAAGTGTAAAAAGACTGGAAAGACAAGCCAGAAAATAGCTTGCGCTTTGGAGATAGCCTTGCACCTACCAAGCAGAGACACCAAACCTAGGGCAAACAATGACGCAAAGAGCCAGTGAGATACTGTCGCTGACGCCACACGATCAATCGCCGTTGCAAAACCAGACTCGTGGAATTGAAAAACAGACTGAAAGACATAGATGACGTCCTCAACAATCTCAAAGCCAACTCCTACAATGATACCAATGGTCAAACCTTGCTTGAGATTAAGGCGACGGCAGAGCAAAACAACAAAACCTTTTGAGAGCTCCTCGGTAAATGGTGCCGTTAGGGCTGCTCCCCAAGCGCTCAAAAAATCTTTAGACAGCTTCATCTCAATCAACAGTTTTGAGAGCTGCATATTGCCTAAAATCCCTAGATAAGTCGAGATGAAAGCCCCCGTTAGAGCGCTTAGGATGACCTCTTTTTTAGAGAGCTGCACTTTTTGGACGATTTTTCGGATAATCAGCACAAAAGGTACAAAGTAGATGAGAAGCAAAGAGCTGGCTAAAAGAAAGTTCTGATAGAGGTCATTGGCGCCTTTTTAAACCATAAGCGTCTGGCAGAGATAGCTAATGCCCGCTACGACTAAAAAGACCAGAACCAGCATGACCAGCTTGTCACGAAGTGTTGGGATATCTTTTTTCACGATATGCCTCCTCGTAAAATAAGTTTATGGGGATTTTTCAATCCCAAGTGTTAATAATTTTTTTATAACTTGACTATTGCAAGGTTTTCCAGAACAATAGAGTCATGGAATGGACTCAGGGTTGTTTCTACTACCTCCTTGTTGCCATGTCTTCAAAAAGGAGTCTGTTACCCAAACCTTGTTCCTACTTCCAACACACTAGCTGTTTCCACTAGACTCACTTCTGTATGTAGTAGCGTACAGGCGGCAGGTGAGTTAGTGATGAGAATTCTCTTAGGCGAGGCTGTTGGTTCAAGGTGTTTCTGGGGAACCTTACAGTAGTCAAGAAAACTTCCAAATACAAATGAAAGGAGACCTTCCAAATGAAATGTTTTGTCGGTTTAGACGTTAGTTCTACCAAACTTGATGTCTGTATCATGCTTAGTGATACGACTACTCCCTTCACAGCTTCTCTTTCCAATGATTTAACAGGCGCCTCTGAAATCAAGAAGCACATTCTTGAGCTCAATGAAACTTATTCCTTTGAGCGTATCGTTATTGGCATGGAAGCTACTAGTCTTTATAGCTTTCACCCTGCCATGTTCTTTAACGAGGATAGCCAGCTAAAAGCCCTAAACGTTGAAGTCATGGTGGAGCAACCCAATAAGATTAAGAAATATCGGGAAACGTTTGAAGAAAGTAAAAATGATACCATTGATGCCTTCTACATTGCCGATTATTTCCGTATTGAGCGCTTCTCACCTGCTTTTCTTAAAGAAGAGAAGTATCTAGCTCTCCAACACCTAACCAGAACAAGACTGCAACTCATTGAACAGTTGACAAGAACCAAACAGCACTTTATTGAAAATATCTATTATAAGTGCAATACCTTATCAACTGAAATCAAGAATGAGAACCTCACAACTTCTCTATGGTCTAGCACTATGATCTCCTTGATGACCAAAGACTATACTCTAGATGAATTAGCCACTGTTCCTCTCAAAGACCTTGCGGACTTTATCCAAAAATTGGGTAGAGGGCGATTCAAAGCTCCTGATAAATTAGCTAAAGCCATTCAAGCAGCTATTCGAGGCTCTTATCGTCTTCCTAAGCTCCAGCAAGATTCGGTTAATGTCATTCTTGGTCTTCTCGCTCGAGAAATCAGAAATCTTGAACAAATGATTAAGGATATTGATAAAGCCA encodes:
- a CDS encoding TetR/AcrR family transcriptional regulator gives rise to the protein MKRTDIRYLRTEKMIFDALTDLLSEKPYDKITVQDIADRAMINRATFYAHYADKDELYHFIITHILEELSEMIDKAQATTPNSVEVKKAEKMLYSYYNNLKKHSAIAKIVSKSSSREELQHNFARLLHEKYDDLFDKVQVTEAGMPVPTDFIVAYLASIFVGTLLWWIESDFDMDSRDLARLVIKLISNGHLTVMGININRD
- a CDS encoding 2-hydroxyacyl-CoA dehydratase codes for the protein MYRAGIDVGSTTVKVVVFDDDYQLLFARYERHFSDVKAATIKVMQEAIDEIGEHEVSIAITGSGGMGLSDVAHIPSVQEVIAATTTVEKFIPQTDVVIELGGEDAKMTFFGEALEQRMNGTCAGGTGAFIDQMAELLKTDANGVNELAKNYETIYPIASRCGVFAKTDVQPLINEGARKEDIAASIFQAVVNQTIAGLASGRKITGNVAFLGGPLYFMSELRKRFIETLDIQPENVIFPENPQLFVAMGAALDDNQTQLTFSGIITNLKDNSASSLVPKNTLDVLFHDEDELAAWRVRHNVASAEYEDIKEARGPVFLGIDAGSTTSKVIVTDPDGHILFEHYGNNQGQPLENVIDILKEVYHQLPEEAFIANSCITGYGEHLIKAALHVDNGEVETVAHYKAANYFNPGCDFILDIGGQDMKAMRIQDGALSSIQLNEACSSGCGSFIETFAKSLKYDVKDFAKVALLAKNPVDLGSKCTVFMNSKVKQVQKEGATVADISAGLSYSVIKNALYKVIKVKRPEDLGEKIVVQGGTFYNEAVLRAFELVSGREVVRPSIAGLMGAYGCALIAQEKYEEKKAPSSLMALDELDAFTSEKEFTRCGLCENNCALTVTIFNDGSKFVTGNRCERGAEKVTKMKFDKKDKKENLVDYKYKKLFKFKSLSKREAKHGVIGLPRVLNMYENYPLWHTVLTDLGFRVQISPKSDKKLYEKGIETIPSDTVCYPAKMVHGHIQSLIDRKVDAIFYPSVIYEQVENSKAPNHFNCPIVQSYPEVIEKNMDPIRDGEVKYFHPFVNLADHDSVVKSLAKAFADYEDMTIEAITKAVEHGYQVLADFKKDLQDRADELLTSLSINGEKAIVLSGRPYHLDPEINHGIANIITQEGFHVLTEDMVSGLEEVGGLRVVNQWVYHSRLYAAAKIVAKNPNLELVQLNSFGCGLDAVTTDQVEEIMRGHNKLYTVLKIDEGSNLGAIRIRLRSLKAAVKERDQKLKKAKLDHIFNQAPQYDNEKDLESHKQEPVFTKEMKKTHTLLMPVLSPIHQNGLIEEAFKESGYNVVVLPSMDKGAVDVGLKYVHNDACYPAIISIGQLVEALESGEYDLDNTSVMMTQTGGGCRATNYIPLLRKALKDAGFAQVPVVSISMGNQGTESTPGFSLNYGFVKRLFISVLYGDLFERVLYRVRPYEAEEGSANALYEKWLEKARHNVKNGSYFEFNRNMKRIIRDFDTLETIDFDSKPRVGVVGEILVKYAPTANNDIVGIIEAEGGEAVVPDLIGFMNYSLFNQIWKADELNMSQKSKRFAKLAIDVINILEKPMNKALEKSERFEGIESIYDIAEGASKILSIGNHTGEGWFLTGEMIELLNNDVKNIVCLQPFGCLPNHIVGKGMMKELRRQYHGANIAAVDYDPGSSEVNQLNRIRLMMTTAKKMQKEKQEKALQS
- a CDS encoding Cof-type HAD-IIB family hydrolase, giving the protein MAIKAVFFDIDGTLLNDRKNVQKSTRRAITSLKEQGIVVGVATGRGPSFVQPYLENLGLDIAITYNGQYIYTRDKVVATEQLPRALVYRVIRYASEKRRDISLGTASGLIGSGIIGLGTSRFGQWVSSLVPRRMTGTVGRSFKHLIRRLKPQNTKALFTLLREPIYQIVMVATEEDTEKIKVKFPSLQVTRSSPYSADLICQGQSKIKGIETAGSYFGFDLSEVMAFGDSENDLEMLSGVGLGVAMGNADDKIKASADYTTATNNSDGIAKALSHYGLIHLDNEARFDSRDSNFNKVKDFHELMDGETNETPRLYASKEAGHRADFKVEEIVEFLYAASQGDKKTFTQSVLDLHAAVDKAASKVQAKEHPETPLVGEVDALVDLLYLTYGSFVLMGVDPKPFFDTVHEANMGKIFPDGKAHFDPVTHKVLKPDDWEERFAPEPKIKRELDRQLQKALNRSQNRSSK
- a CDS encoding PrsW family glutamic-type intramembrane protease; translation: MLIIRKIVQKVQLSKKEVILSALTGAFISTYLGILGNMQLSKLLIEMKLSKDFLSAWGAALTAPFTEELSKGFVVLLCRRLNLKQGLTIGIIVGVGFEIVEDVIYVFQSVFQFHESGFATAIDRVASATVSHWLFASLFALGLVSLLGRCKAISKAQAIFWLVFPVFLHFVLNSPFEDVPNSSAILATVGYALFYHAITKISNIPDEKQELVI